The sequence below is a genomic window from Rhizobium sp. NXC14.
TCTCGAAATCCGACTTGACCGTGCGCGCCACCTGCTGGTTCAGTCCTCGATGCCGGTTGTCGAGGTCGCCGTCGCCTGCGGCTTCGTCTCGGCCTCGCATTTCTCCAAGTGTTATCGCGAACTCTACCACCGCTCGCCGCAGCAGGAACGCGCCGAGCGCAAGATGACCATGGCAACGGCAAGGCAGGCCGTTGCGGCGTGAGGCTGATAACGCCGAGTAAGCGCAAGCAACCTACTGCGCCGCCTCCTCCGTCATCTTGGCGTCGGAATAGACCTGGTTGCGGCCGCGATGCTTGGCCATGTAGAGGAACTGGTCGGCGGCGTTGAGGTAGTTTTCGAAGGTTTCGTAACTGCCGATTTCGGCAATCCCGATCGAGATGGTGACGCCGAGTTCCTCGTCGTCGGCCGTTACCTTCAGCCGCGAAATATCCGAGCGGATCTCGTCGCAGAGCTTGGTGGCGGCGGCCGAATCCATCTGCGGGAACAGGATGGCGAACTCCTCGCCGCCGAGGCGCGAGAGCAGGTTGTCGCTGCCATCGAAGATCGTGAACAGCCTGTTTGCAACCGCCTTCAGCACCTTGTCGCCGATCTCGTGGCCGTATGTGTCGTTCAGCCGTTTGAAATGGTCGATATCAAGAATGGCGACCGAGCTTGGCACTTTGAGCCGCAGGCATTCGTTCACCAGCTTCGGGCCATTGTCGTAGAAATAGCGGCGGTTATAAAGGCCGGTGAGATAGTCACAGGCTGCAGCGGCCCTCAACTGGCGCATCTGCGCCAGTGTTTCCGCATTGTTGGCGATGCGGCATTGAAGCTCCTCGGGCACGAAGGGCCGATAGACGAAATCGCTGGCGCCGGCTTTCAGGAAACTCGCGGACAGCATGCGATCGTTGGAGGAGGAGACGCCGATGACGCGTAACCGGTCTGAACCGAAGCGATGGCGGATGCGCCGCGTCAGCTCGTAACCGCTCATGTCGGGCATGTGATGATCGGTGACGACGAGTTCAATATCGCTATAGGCTTCGAGCGCCGCCAGCGCCTCGAGCCCCGAGCTTGCCTCGACGACCAGATATTGCTGTGCCTTCAGGAGATCAACGAGAACCTGGCGTACCGAGACCACGTCGTCGACGACGAGCACCCGGGTTTTGCGGTTGGAGATCGCACGGCGGACGGTGGCGACCAGATTGTCGAGCGCGAACTCATTGTCTTTCAGCACGTAATCGATGACATTGCGCTCCATGATCTTGTTGCGCGTGTTGAGATCGAACGTGGCGGTGAAGACGATTGCTGGAATATCGTGCTCGATCGTACAGTCGAGCGCCTCGCCATAGGGCGAATCCGGCAGGTTGAGATCAACGACGGCCATGGTGTAGCCGTGACCGTCTTCGGCAAGTTCCCTGCGAAGCGCTTTCAGCGACGAGCAGGATTTGACAGCAAGGCCAAGTTCCGTCTGGAACCGATGACAAAGCACGGCGGAAAACATCCGGGAATCTTCAACCAGAAGTATCTTGAGCCCGCCGGAACGCAGCCCAAGCCCATCCCGCTGAAAATCCGCCTGAAAAGCCACAGCCGCTACTCCCCCATGCGCCTGACGAGCTCGACTCGGCCCTGCCTACGGCGCGGCGGACGATAACCGAGACCCTCGTCCACGTGAAGAGGACAAATACTAGGGTTACCTGTAATTGCAAAAATCCGGCGCCCTGCAGCGGCCATCGCCACTGGCTTCATCTCAACCCTGATCCTGGAAGAGCCATCAGGCAACTGCCCGCTCCTTGCGCATGGACTGGATCTGCAGCAGCGTGTCGAGATTTTGGTTGACGCGGCAGTAGAACTCCTCGTCGATGAAGGGACGCAGCATGAAATCGTTGCCGCCGGCCTTCAGAAACCGCGCCGAAAGCAGCCGGTTCGAGGACGAGGAAACACCGATGATGCGCAATTCGTGCGAGCCGATATGGGCCCGGATGCGCCGCGTCAGTTCAAAGCCGTCGATATCGGGCATATTGTAATCGGTGATCATCAGGCCGATGTCGCGATTGGACTTCAGGATCTCCAGCGCCTTGGCGCCATTTTCGGCGGTGCTCACTCGGAAATTATAGCGCTTCAGCCGGCTCGACAGCAGGGCGCGCGCCGTCGCGCTGTCGTCGACGATCAGCACGTGATGGCGATGATTGGTCAGGAACCGGCAGATCGACTCCGCCAGAAGGTCGACGGCGAAAATATTGTCCTTGAGGATGTAGTCGACAATATCCTTCGCGATCAGCTTGTCGCGCATGCCCTCATGGAAGGTGCCGGTAAAGACGATGGTCGGGATGGAGAGGTCAACCAGATATTCCAGCGCTTCGCCGTTTTCGGCACCGGGCAGGTTGATGTTCGAAATCGCCAGCGTGATCGGATCGGACGATTTGTCGTAGGAAAACTGCAGATCCTCGAAGTTACGGCAGATCTCGACATCAATGTCGAACAACTCCTTGAGACGTTTGCTGATCATCGACGTGAATACGTTTGAATCTTCCGCGACGATAATACGCGCGCCGGCAAACATCTCTCCGGAATATTGCATCCCCGAAATACCCAAAAACGCCATGGTAAACCTTTAAATTAAAATCCGTCCCCAGCCCGAACTGATACATCAATTAATTTGACTAATTATTAATCGGCACGTCCCGGTATAAAACGAAGAAGCGGCCCGGTGAGGCCACCCCTTTGTTGACAAAGTCTCCTCCGGTCATGCTCGGCCTCGTGCCGAGCATCTGGCCACAGCGATTGCTTGACGGAAAACATTTATTCTCAGACACTTAATGGATGTGAAACAGATCCTCGAGAGGACCGAGGATGACGCCCGGGGTTCTGCGCGTCACCAGCCTTGACCGCCGATGGGCCGCATCCAATTTCTTGCAGATATGATTGAGGATCAATGCGGCAGCGCGGGATATGGGTAACTGGTCGTTCGTGTGAAAGGCCCACCCCGCCCCGTCGCGCTGGCAGCACGCGGTCAAAGCGATTATAACAGGTTACCGACCGTTCCGCCGAAGAGGTCCGCCCATGACCAAACCCGACCCGGTGATCGAATGGCTTCTCGATTCCGACCCCTCGATCCGCTGGCAGGTGATGTGCGACTTGCTTGACGCCCCGCAGCCGGAATGGATGGCAGAGCGAGCCAAAGTGGAGACCGAAGGCTGGGGCGCAAAGCTCCTCTCCTTTCAGGACGACGATGGACAATGGGCCGGCGGCGCCTTTCTACCGGCCGATTTCGATCCTCGTGAGTGGCGCGAGCACGGCCAGCCCTGGACGGCCACTGCTCGGTGCCAGCGCCCACTGGGAAGAAGGCGGCCAGCTTTACTGGGAGGGTGAAGTCGAGGAATGCATCAACGGCCGGACCGTCGCAGACCGCGCCTATTTCGGCATCGACGTCTCCCGCATCGTGGAGAGGCTCACCGGCGAGCGCCTCGACGACGGCGGCTGGAACTGCGAACGAGTCCGCGGTTCCCTTCGCTCCTCTTTCGCCAGCACGATCAACGTGCTGGAAGGCTTGCTCGAATTCGAAAGATCGACGGGCGGCACGCCCCAGTCTCGCGAGGCGTGCAGCACCGGCGAGAAGTTCCTGCTCGAACGCAATCTCTTCCGCCGCCTCGGCACCGGCGAACCGGCGGACGAACGCTTCCTGCGCTTCCTCCACCCCAATCGCTGGCGCTACGACATCCTGCGTGCGCTCGATTATTTCCGCTCAAGCGCCATGTTGACCGGCGCCGATCCCGATCCACGTCTCGGCGAGGCGATCGGCCACCTTCGCTCAAGGCGCTCGAACGACGGCCGATGGCTGCTGGACTGGACCCTGCCCGGGCGCGTCTGGTTCCATGTCAACGAGGCTCAAGGCCAGCCGTCGCGCTGGATCACACTGCGGGCGATGCGGGTGCTCAGATGGTGGGATAGGCAGGCATCAATCAGACACTGACGGCAAACCCAGCGAACGCAGGAAGCGCCTCGATCTTCTGCAGCAATTCCCAACGATATCACACGGTGAAGCGGACGACGCCGACATTAAATCGGCGAGTTCCATCTACATGCCGGCGCTCAGTCATGAAATCTTCACATCGCCCGCGCGAAATCTCATGCATTTATGCGCAGCAACCGCTCCCTGCCACTGGCGGTCCGCAGCAAGCCGCCGCTCTCTTGTTTTCTTCCGCCAGCCAGCGGTCGCGGGGCTTACAGCTTGCCGGCCGCGGCGACAACTCGACATGCACTGCGCCGGCGCGCGAAACCGGCATCGCCGCGCAATAAAGCTGCATCGGGCCCACGCCGTCGCTGACCTCGAAGGTCAATTTGGCTGAACCGTCGAGTTGAACATGCTCCGTCACCTTGCGGATGATGGAGTAAAACCTGCCGGCCGGCAGGTGTGTGCGGTCGCCTTCCTCGATATCTAACAGCTGGATGAATATCTCAGTCCATGCCTCGGGATTGGCGCCGCAATCGAGGCCCGAGAATTGGCCCGCCTTGACCTCGGTGATATGATAGCCCGGCTTCACCCGCCGGCCGTCGTAATAGAAAACCAGTGGCGCGTCCTTGTCGCCGGCGAGCGCGGTGAGCAACAGGCCGAGATTGATGTCCTCAGCATGAACTTTCGAGTTGTCGATGACGTTCATTTGCGCTAATCCTCGTTTCAATTATTCTAGGATTATTGAAATATGGATCAACGTCAAGCCCTCGCCGCCTTCGGCGCGCTTTCGCAGGAAACGCGCCTTCATATCATTCGCATGCTTGTCGTATCGGGTCCGGAGGGATTGGCAGCGGGCATCATCGCCGAAAGAGCGGATGTTTCGCCGTCCAACGTCTCCTTCCACTTGAAGGAGCTGGAGCGAGCTGGCCTGATAACCCAGCAGCGGGAATCCCGCTCCATCATCTACACCGCCAACTACGAAGCGCTTGGCGGCCTGATCCGTTTCCTGATGGAGGACTGTTGCGGCGGAAACACGCAAATCTGCGCGCCCGCCGTCGCCATCGCCACATGCTGTGCGTCTGCAATCAAGGAGGAACTGCAATGACCGCTGACCGTGTTTACAACGTGCTCTTTCTTTGCACCGCCAATTCGTCCCGCTCAATCCTGGCCGAATCCATCCTCGAGACCGAAGGCAAGGGCCGATTCAGGGCCTATTCCGCCGGCAGCCAGCCGAAGGGCGAGGTCAATCCCCGGGCGTTGAAGGAGCTTGCGGCACTGGGTTATCCCTCGACCGGCTTCCGCTCGAAGAGCTGGGACGAGTTCGCCAAGCCCGACGCACCGGAGATGGATTTCATCTTCACCGTCTGCGACACCGCCCACGGCGAAGCCTGCCCTGTCTGGATCGGCCATCCGATGACCGCTCACTGGGGCGTCGAGGATCCGGCCGCCGTCGAGGGCAGCGAGGTCGAGAAAGCCCACGCCTTCGCACAGGCCGCCCGCTTCCTCAAGAACCGGATCATTGCCTTCCTCAGCCTGCCGCTGTCGTCGATCGACAAGTTGGCACTGGAGCAGCACCTGCGCCAGATCGGCGGTATGGAAGGCACGACCGCGAAACCGGCGAGGGACGGCTGATGGCGCCGTTCGATCTATCACGCCGGCTGGTCGCAGAGGCGCTCGGCACTGCAATGCTTGTCGCAACCGTCGTCGGCTCCGGCATCATGGCGACATCGCTGACTGACGATATCGGCCTCGCTCTCCTCGGCAACACGCTTGCGACCGGCGCGATCCTGGTGGTTCTGATTACCACCCTTGGACCGATCTCCGGCGCGCATTTCAATCCGGCCGTCTCGCTGGTCTTCGCTATGTCGCGTTCGCTGCCGAGACGTGATCTGGGCGGCTATGTGCTCGCGCAGATCGCCGGCGGCATCGCAGGGACGATCGCCGCTCATCTGATGTTTGCGCACCCCCTTCTGGAAATATCGAGCAAGGTCCGGACCGGCGGCGCGCAGTGGTTTTCCGAAGGTCTGGCGACCTTCGGCCTTGTCGCGGTCATTCTCGCCGGCATCAGGTTCGAGCAGAAGGCGGTGCCATGGCCGGTCGGTCTTTACATCACCGCCGCCTACTGGTTCACCGCCTCGACCTCCTTCGCCAATCCGGCCGTTGCATTCGCCCGCTCACTGACCGACACATTCTCCGGCATTCGCCCGGTCGATCTTCCGGGTTTCTGGATCGCTGAAATCCTGGGCGCGGC
It includes:
- a CDS encoding arsenate reductase ArsC, producing MTADRVYNVLFLCTANSSRSILAESILETEGKGRFRAYSAGSQPKGEVNPRALKELAALGYPSTGFRSKSWDEFAKPDAPEMDFIFTVCDTAHGEACPVWIGHPMTAHWGVEDPAAVEGSEVEKAHAFAQAARFLKNRIIAFLSLPLSSIDKLALEQHLRQIGGMEGTTAKPARDG
- a CDS encoding MIP/aquaporin family protein, whose protein sequence is MAPFDLSRRLVAEALGTAMLVATVVGSGIMATSLTDDIGLALLGNTLATGAILVVLITTLGPISGAHFNPAVSLVFAMSRSLPRRDLGGYVLAQIAGGIAGTIAAHLMFAHPLLEISSKVRTGGAQWFSEGLATFGLVAVILAGIRFEQKAVPWPVGLYITAAYWFTASTSFANPAVAFARSLTDTFSGIRPVDLPGFWIAEILGAAVALFLFTWLLQSAETSSSTLPSEAKL
- a CDS encoding diguanylate cyclase: MAFQADFQRDGLGLRSGGLKILLVEDSRMFSAVLCHRFQTELGLAVKSCSSLKALRRELAEDGHGYTMAVVDLNLPDSPYGEALDCTIEHDIPAIVFTATFDLNTRNKIMERNVIDYVLKDNEFALDNLVATVRRAISNRKTRVLVVDDVVSVRQVLVDLLKAQQYLVVEASSGLEALAALEAYSDIELVVTDHHMPDMSGYELTRRIRHRFGSDRLRVIGVSSSNDRMLSASFLKAGASDFVYRPFVPEELQCRIANNAETLAQMRQLRAAAACDYLTGLYNRRYFYDNGPKLVNECLRLKVPSSVAILDIDHFKRLNDTYGHEIGDKVLKAVANRLFTIFDGSDNLLSRLGGEEFAILFPQMDSAAATKLCDEIRSDISRLKVTADDEELGVTISIGIAEIGSYETFENYLNAADQFLYMAKHRGRNQVYSDAKMTEEAAQ
- a CDS encoding metalloregulator ArsR/SmtB family transcription factor — its product is MDQRQALAAFGALSQETRLHIIRMLVVSGPEGLAAGIIAERADVSPSNVSFHLKELERAGLITQQRESRSIIYTANYEALGGLIRFLMEDCCGGNTQICAPAVAIATCCASAIKEELQ
- a CDS encoding DUF6428 family protein; its protein translation is MNVIDNSKVHAEDINLGLLLTALAGDKDAPLVFYYDGRRVKPGYHITEVKAGQFSGLDCGANPEAWTEIFIQLLDIEEGDRTHLPAGRFYSIIRKVTEHVQLDGSAKLTFEVSDGVGPMQLYCAAMPVSRAGAVHVELSPRPASCKPRDRWLAEENKRAAACCGPPVAGSGCCA
- a CDS encoding response regulator; its protein translation is MAFLGISGMQYSGEMFAGARIIVAEDSNVFTSMISKRLKELFDIDVEICRNFEDLQFSYDKSSDPITLAISNINLPGAENGEALEYLVDLSIPTIVFTGTFHEGMRDKLIAKDIVDYILKDNIFAVDLLAESICRFLTNHRHHVLIVDDSATARALLSSRLKRYNFRVSTAENGAKALEILKSNRDIGLMITDYNMPDIDGFELTRRIRAHIGSHELRIIGVSSSSNRLLSARFLKAGGNDFMLRPFIDEEFYCRVNQNLDTLLQIQSMRKERAVA